AATGAGAAGGGTGTTATAGGTGAAATATAGTTACCACAGGGTGGACCCAGTGGTTGAGTCTCAAAGGAAGATGGATGCAACTGTGtaacaattcatttaaaaagaaagcGTGATAAGAACATGAAAGAGTGAGAATTCATCTTTCTTTCCTCTACCTAATGACCGGCCATTTACAGAGATCATTCCATTCATACTCACCTGTCAGCAGCATCTGCTGAGGAgagtttaaatgttttggtGACGTCAAGAGACTGCTGGAACTTTGGCAATCACCAAGGCCCACTGGGTCATATAAAAGGCCTGTCCCAGAGTataggagagagagagaaagaggggaaGGAAAATAGAAGTGGAGAGATAAGATACCCAATGGAGGTGTTTATTTAAGTGGTGTCATGTCTCTGGCACATACCAACAACAGGGTTTGTCTGAGCTGCCTGTTTTGTGAGAGGCACACAACACCTCAGACAAGCATAGAGACCACGGGGGGAACAGAAATAGGCTACGGAAGGATCAGTGGGGCTTCCTCTTTTTCTACATTTTCTCAGTGCATGTGATTGGGGCCAGCCATGAGTAAACAGGCAACTCTGGCCACCTGCATTGCCAAGTTGTATGAAGGCGGCAGACTGGAGAGCTCTGGAACTCCATCTGGGACGGTCAAGAAGACGAGTCCAACTCTGATAGGTAGCCTGAGCAATGTGGAGGTCAAGTTAAACACCCTGGAAGGAAAGGTGGAACAGATCGAGCACACCCAGATGGAGGTCCTTCACAAGCTGAGTTCATTGTGCCAAGGAATGGAGGCACTAGAAAGGAGCCTTATGCAGCACAAGCAGGGTGCTCAAGAATCAAATGTGATTAAAAATGGTCAGCGAGAGAGCAACAATCTTCCTTTGCTGACCGAGGTCAGATCGCTTTGCGGTGAAACTGTGGATCTGCTTCATAACCTCAAGCACGAGAACCAGCAGCAGAGAAAGAAGATTGAATGCATGGAAAGTTCTTTGTCCACTCTGGAGAAAGTATTAGGGTATGTGGGGAATGCTTTCCGTAACTCAAAGATAGTGGAGTTCATCCTCAATGGTGTGGTGCCTTGGAGGAAACAAGGCCTTCTGGACACAGTGGAGGAAGAGGTCAGTAAGATCCTGGTCATCCGAGATCTCTGTTCCAAACAgataaacagaaaaacacagaggtTATGTGATACTCAGCGTAACAGATCAGATAATGTAGAAAGAGGCAAAATAAGAGCTGTTTACTACAGCTAGAGCTGTCCCTGAAAATGAGGACAAATTCAAAACAGAGTCCAGGGTGAAATAATACCTAATGTGATATTgactgttcttttaaaatgaGCTCACGAAGAACTGAACATACTGTTTAGAGCTCATTTTTTGCTAAtcactttgttttgttttttttaggttaTTGCATTAAATCCTTATAATATATGTTATGCATGTTACCATATTTATTAAGTTGAAATAGCAATTCATTGTGGTAGTGGTCTCAAGGTGCCTAAATCTTATTCAGAGTAGCATGACAGAGTGTGATAGTAGTTCATGGTACTACATTTGCAATAATAACATAGTAACTAATTCATAATAACTTTCGATGCTATATTCAGCTGTCACAGttgtttgtgcatgtttttaAGTATCTTCTGTTATCCTATCCATTGTTTTCTCAACTATTTAATTTGTTGGCTGACCTATTCCTGCTACTGAGCTGGTTATGTTTACGGCCAATTTAACCTTTTACCAAGGTTGCTATTTTATCTATGATCAGGCTGAACGGGCCTCATGTTTCAAATTCCTAGAGTGGATATGTGACTGAGCTGATGGTGACTGACTGAGTATATGTTAACCCAGTTTTGCAATTAGCAAAGCCAGCTTAAACCTATACCCTTATCACACATATTTTAAGTTCAGTATATAGAAATACAGTGTTCTCGGAACCACTTCGAGGACATATTCCATTTCTTTTTAACCAGAATGTATATTGACAGATGCTATATTGTTAAGTGAAGACTGCATCTCTTTTGTAATTATGAAGTGAAATTGCTTTTGGATCCAAGTAAAATCGTGCAATAGTTGGCTTTCACTAGAAAATGGAGCCTTCCACactgtgtgtaataagcagaTCTGTTGTcaaacagtgtaattataccaAGCATTTCATGCATCAAATGCCAAAAACCACAAAATGGAATGTTTTGTCACAAATCCCCTCTGAGCCGTGTGATGAACGTGAAGCTGTGAAGTGCCATTCTGTAAACAGGTTGACTGTTATAATAATGCTTCACCATAATCAGCATAAGCATCATGTATTGTTATAATTCACACACCCACTTCATTTTTAAAGATCTCATGATGTAAGTACTCGTAGAAGTATCCGAGTACAACTTTGCCAAATGCATGAAATTAAATCCATAAAAACATCAAATCCAAAGTTTGAGAGAATTTTTGAAAAGGCTTTCTAAGTTCCGTTATTTCAACTGTATGCTGTTTTTACATACAAAATGAACACACCTGTTTCAGCAATTAGAAGAAGGCTGGcaaagttaaataaatgttttaatcattCAATACTgcctaaaacacatcaaaagtGTAATATATCTGCATTTGgattgacagaaaaacaagcCAGATGACAACAGCATTAAACCAAACAACAGTTTCTGCCACCAGAGCACACAGACTTCAGAGGAGGTCAAAGAAGTCATTTCAGGTATGAATAAACTATTCCAATGGActagaaatgtttttattaaagagACAGCTTGTGAAAAATTATGTCAGAGCTCTTTCCTGCGTGAATTTCAAATATATGGTTTTGCAAAACACAGCTGAGACTGAACTCCAGCAGCCAGAGGTCACTGTTCCCACTAGTCCCAGCAACCTACCTTCTCCTCAAGCCCCTACAGGAGAAAGCGAACCTCTGATACCTGTTAGTACAGGAGAAAGCTCCAAAGCCTTAAGGAAAGCCAAGGAAGTCACTGTGAAAAGCAGAGCACCTGAACAGGTCCAGACATTTGCTCCTGAAGTCCAACTGGAGGCTGAGGACAATGAAGTGCATTATGTACCCAAACAAGAGACAGATATCTCAGCCGCCGCGCCAGCTAATGCCGAATGTGTCACTGTGACAACTAAAGTGGAAAAAGATTTGGCTCTTCAGCAAGAGAGGTGAGATATTCCTACAAATTGCTGCCATTTAATGTTCAAAgcaaaatgctgtaaaattagCTCATTTTCCCATCTTAAAGTTATGTTGAAGACAGTAGCAAAAAAGTGTCAAAAATTACTATGGGCTGAAAAGAAAACAGGTTATAACGGAAGACTGAACATTGTCTTTGACCACCTCTGGAGATAATTACATAGAAGCTGTCTGATGCCAGTGAGGAGCACTAATGCTCTAATgggctttttttgttgttgcttttttcCAACAGATTAGAACTATATAGAAGATTAGAGAGCTCACATTTATAGAGGACTGTAATTAACCCTGCTAAAGTGGCCAGAACAGTCATCACAGAAgttgaaacataaaataatgcttgaaataaaaatgtaccttCTGctcattttcagtgaataatgcTCATAATAACATCTTAGAACAGACCAGAAAATAAATAACGGTCATCAAGAACAGCAGTACACACCTCCTTGTGGAAAAAAGTCCTAAGGCTCAATCTTACAGCCTTGTTTTTCTCATCTGTTGTAAGAGTTTTAAAAGGCAGAGTGCTGATAATGTAATTCCAAGAgctctgtatttttaatgtgttaGCAGTGTGTTTTGCACTGAGGCACAAAGGACCGTCTACCTCAAATAATAGGCTATGTTGTGCTTGCCAGAAAGCATAATTCATTAGACTAATGGCCAAGGTCTTGAAAATACACTATGcggcattttaactagtgactGAATGCATGTTGCCAGGCATTATGAGTTTTAGGCCATTtagttttattcaaaacattgcAATTAAGGACCTTGTGCTGCCATTGGTTTTGCTGTTGTTCACAGTAGCCTCTCATGTGCAGCCACATAATATATCACAGACAACAAACCCACTTATGTGCCCATAGTGTTTCTTGATTCCCCTTACATACATATTTTTGAATTGATTACATATTTCAAGGTCTTTGAAAACTGAATGAAAAGCAGATCAAATGGTTCTTCCTTTGATCATTCACAGGGTTCTTGAACAGGCAGACGCTTCACAGGTTGGTGTGAAGACTTTACTCAAGTCAGTAGTTCTTGAACAGCAAGTGGAGCCAAAGGTTGAGGTTCCTCAAAAACAGGCTGAGGTTTCACAAGTTGGTGACGAGGCCTCTTTGAAACCATCAGTTCCTGGACAACAGCAACTAGAGAAGCATGTTCCTCACAAACCTCTGCTCTGCACCAAAGAGCCTGCTGACAAGGATGCAGACGTCAAGTCACAACATCAAGACACAGTGGAGAGGGTAACACCTGTGCCAAAACATGATGAGAGAAAGACGGAATCTGAACCAGTTgacaagaaaaatgaaaatgaaactatTGAGACCATTTTGGAGTCTGACCTAATAAAGAACTGTGCTGCTACTAGTCCACAAATAACAGCCATTGTTGAGGAAAGAACAGCAAAATCATCACCTTTTAGAAAAGCTGTGTCACAGCTACTGATCATTGGTGAGTTAATGGTGTGTTACCCCCAGCTGgcaaaattaatttcttgtgGTGATACCCTCACTATCTAGGGATGGggattgtaaaatatatatatatatatatatatatgaatccAAGTTCTTAACAGTTCCATTAATGATActattaagaaataaataattggaagaaaaagaaatgcaattcTGTTGcatttcagctcattagagcacaacaattatatttacatttacaacaaatacatttttgcactTTAAAAATCAGATTCCAGTCACACTAAAAGCAATTAGTTCAACTTCACCCTGTATACATTATCAAATCTGACTCACATCAGCAAATGTCCTCTTGCACTGAAAGACTGGTGATGGATAATGATAATTTTTTGGaatattcaaatacattttttttaattgatgaaGACTGTAACTTGACAATTCAACACTCTGAATAAttctgggtaaaatatggacaaacccagctattgggttgttttgacccagtgGTTGGGTTAAAACAACACAgttgctgggtttgtccatatttcacccagcattttttagagtgtacttaTTTCTATGGAAGTCGAtgtaatgtatatttttgattcactaaaagaaCCGTCTCATAATTAGTTTATTTGGGAGTCAGGTTACATTGTGATGTATGTTT
The sequence above is a segment of the Onychostoma macrolepis isolate SWU-2019 chromosome 07, ASM1243209v1, whole genome shotgun sequence genome. Coding sequences within it:
- the mylk3 gene encoding myosin light chain kinase 3, giving the protein MSKQATLATCIAKLYEGGRLESSGTPSGTVKKTSPTLIGSLSNVEVKLNTLEGKVEQIEHTQMEVLHKLSSLCQGMEALERSLMQHKQGAQESNVIKNGQRESNNLPLLTEVRSLCGETVDLLHNLKHENQQQRKKIECMESSLSTLEKVLGYVGNAFRNSKIVEFILNGVVPWRKQGLLDTVEEEKNKPDDNSIKPNNSFCHQSTQTSEEVKEVISAETELQQPEVTVPTSPSNLPSPQAPTGESEPLIPVSTGESSKALRKAKEVTVKSRAPEQVQTFAPEVQLEAEDNEVHYVPKQETDISAAAPANAECVTVTTKVEKDLALQQERVLEQADASQVGVKTLLKSVVLEQQVEPKVEVPQKQAEVSQVGDEASLKPSVPGQQQLEKHVPHKPLLCTKEPADKDADVKSQHQDTVERVTPVPKHDERKTESEPVDKKNENETIETILESDLIKNCAATSPQITAIVEERTAKSSPFRKAVSQLLIIDDSPSLPAPFEHRIVSAKQVPMNAYYAVNPNEVLGGGRFGQVHKCAELSSGLTLAAKIIKVRGMKERDEVKNEIGVMNQLNHANLIQLYDAFESRTNLTLIMEYVEGGELFDRIIDENYHLTELDAIVFTRQICEGVQYLHQQYILHLDLKPENILCVNSTGNQIKIIDFGLARKYRPREKLKVNFGTPEFLAPEVVNYDFVSFPTDMWSVGVITYMLLSGLSPFMGDNDTETMNNILHANWDFDTEAFENVSEEAKDFISSLLVPAKCSRMSASGCMKHSWLNNLEDKAKMYKVRLKSQMRLQRYLAAHRQWKKHFYAVAAANRLKRFQQSRSVSTPN